Proteins from one Triticum aestivum cultivar Chinese Spring chromosome 7A, IWGSC CS RefSeq v2.1, whole genome shotgun sequence genomic window:
- the LOC123154871 gene encoding probable glutathione S-transferase GSTU6, producing MAGGEEVKLLGNWASPYVARARLALHLKGVPYEYIEEDFADKSDLLLRSNPVHKAVPVLIHGGKPVCESRVIVQYVDEAFCDTRPPLLPADPRERAAARFWAAFVDDELLAPWGMVMRSGTDEERAEWTAETVAAVDTLEGALGERSEGFFGGDRVGYVDVLLGGMVPWVRVTERLSGHNFFDASKAPLLAAWMECFGELDAARAVFQDVDRLVEYAGTIQARLAAEAGTASN from the exons ATGGCGGGAGGAGAGGAGGTGAAGCTGCTGGGGAACTGGGCGAGCCCGTACGTGGCCAGGGCGAGGCTGGCGCTGCACCTCAAGGGCGTGCCCTACGAGTACATCGAGGAGGACTTCGCCGACAAGAGCGACCTGCTCCTCCGCTCCAACCCCGTCCACAAGGCGGTGCCGGTGCTCATCCACGGCGGCAAGCCCGTCTGCGAGTCCCGGGTCATCGTGCAGTACGTCGACGAGGCCTTCTGTGACACCCGCCCGCCCCTACTCCCCGCCGACCCCCGcgagcgcgccgccgcccgcttctGGGCCGCCTTCGTGGACGACGAGCTGCTGGCGCCGTGGGGGATGGTCATGCGGTCGGGCACGGACGAGGAGAGGGCGGAGTGGactgctga GACCGTCGCGGCGGTGGATACGCTGGAGGGGGCCCTGGGGGAGCGCTCCGAGGGGTTCTTCGGCGGTGACCGCGTCGGGTACGTCGACGTCCTGCTCGGCGGCATGGTCCCGTGGGTGCGCGTCACCGAGAGGCTCTCCGGCCACAACTTCTTTGATGCCAGCAAGGCGCCGCTGCTGGCGGCGTGGATGGAGTGCTTCGGCGAGCTGGACGCCGCCAGGGCCGTCTTCCAGGACGTCGACAGGCTAGTTGAGTACGCCGGGACGATCCAGGCACGGCTTGCCGCCGAGGCTGGAACTGCCAGCAACTGA
- the LOC123150774 gene encoding protein FAR-RED ELONGATED HYPOCOTYL 3 has translation MDDGIGGVQESSDMSISSDDDGITQRRESNVELAHGPAEAQPDGSLGEPEVGMSFGTENEVREYYNTYAKAKGFGVTRRSSNRDDNGQLKYLTYSCSRYGKAQSNSGNMLKPSRTAGTGCKAKINITRAPDGRFHLSTVILDHNHTLSPLKPRRFRCNKKSDFRVKRRLEPNDPAEIRVNKSSTIPRVTHFDIEKQFQSAYTNSKFKEFQEELTQTMYCDRKLMQKEGAIETYEITEDVLIDEDKGWRKDIVHHVYFSEEEFEVKCSCRRFEFTGILCRHVLCVLTHKKIKEVPPQYVLDRWKKNVNRKHNFIRCTYGGMEDTPAAERFDRLCNSFYPVAEIGAMSDDSCNALMEELHTLKIRFSSNSSSENVKEHVATREDAPSNGKTTSKTIPSPIAVRCAGCPLPRKESMLDKLICQANEKKKEAEQKASSTNLNKKRPRKNRKSSVDDILEQPVMEHSSQQPVCLDGPASSITSQRTFDLAITTSNINPSVTAAIPSGGSSTMVMPQILGEYTLMPFQVQQGSTIVSSSAELHFDGIGGLNNKVDRS, from the exons ATGGATGATGGGATCGGTGGTGTTCAAGAATCAAGTGACATGTCTATTTCGAGCGATGACGACGGCATTACGCAACGAAGGGAAAGCAATGTGGAGCTTGCACATGGCCCTGCTGAAGCTCAACCAGATGGATCACTTGGAGAACCTGAAGTGGGGATGTCCTTTGGTACCGAGAATGAGGTGAGAGAGTACTACAACACATATGCTAAAGCAAAAGGCTTTGGTGTGACGAGAAGGAGCTCAAACCGTGATGATAATGGACAACTGAAGTACCTTACGTATTCCTGCTCTCGCTATGGTAAGGCTCAGTCCAACTCAGGAAATATGTTGAAGCCAAGTCGAACAGCCGGGACAGGATGTAAAGCTAAAATCAATATCACCCGTGCTCCCGATGGGAGGTTTCATCTTTCGACGGTCATTTTGGATCATAATCATACATTAAGTCCACTTAAACCTCGGCGGTTCAGATGCAACAAAAAGTCAGACTTCCGTGTCAAGCGAAGGCTTGAGCCGAATGACCCGGCTGAAATACGAGTAAACAAGAGTTCAACCATACCTCGTGTCACACACTTTGACATCGAGAAGCAATTTCAATCAGCCTATACGAATtcgaagttcaaagaatttcaagaaGAGCTAACACAAACTATGTACTGTGATCGGAAGTTGATGCAAAAGGAGGGGGCGATAGAAACGTATGAAATCACCGAGGATGTGCTGATTGACGAAGATAAAGGATGGAGAAAAGATATTGTGCACCATGTATACTTCAGTGAGGAAGAGTTTGAAGTTAAGTGTTCATGTCGCCGCTTTGAGTTCACTGGTATTCTCTGTAGGCATGTGTTATGTGTGCTCACTCACAAGAAAATCAAGGAGGTTCCGCCACAATACGTCCTTGATCGGTGGAAAAAAAATGTGAATAGAAAGCACAACTTTATCAGATGCACATATGGCGGCATGGAAGACACTCCTGCTGCAGAACGTTTTGATAGATTGTGCAATTCTTTCTACCCAGTTGCAGAGATAGGCGCCATGTCAGATGATTCATGCAATGCTTTGATGGAAGAGCTTCACACCCTGAAAATTCGATTCTCTAGCAACTCAAGTTCTGAAAATGTTAAGGAACATGTTGCTACACGGGAAGATGCACCTTCGAATGGAAAGACAACAAGTAAAACTATACCAAGTCCAATAGCTGTCAGGTGTGCTGGATGTCCTCTACCGAGAAAAGAATCTATGCTTGATAAGCTTATTTGTCAAGCAAACGAAAAGAAGAAGGAAGCTGAACAAAAG GCTTCCTCCACAAATTTAAACAAGAAAAGGCCCCGAAAAAATAGAAAATCATCAGTGGATGATATTCTAGAACAACCTGTTATGGAACATTCG AGTCAGCAACCTGTTTGTTTGGATGGCCCAGCTAGTAGCATCACATCTCAG AGAACATTTGACTTGGCTATTACCACTAGCAACATAAATCCATCTGTGACAGCTGCAATACCATCTGGAGGTTCATCGACAATGGTTATGCCTCAAATTCTTGGAGAATACACACTTATGCCATTTCAAGTTCAACAAGGATCGActatagtgtccagctctgcagaATTACACTTTGATGGAATTGGAGGGCTCAATAATAAGGTGGATCGGAGTTAG